In a single window of the Papaver somniferum cultivar HN1 chromosome 8, ASM357369v1, whole genome shotgun sequence genome:
- the LOC113301261 gene encoding uncharacterized protein LOC113301261, producing the protein MRTFQLFSINPKNTSISFSQIFLSAKMLNSTFELITLATSNSHLIFIISNLIIIVLLINGSMKTGDDDDSNNTSSSKRETVVRKVSSINIQIKGEENKKKPMRGEKESSLSSELDELTVHTEKSLGENKHVYDDHSDNGYTATKIIDIDHEDEDELRRRAEEFIEKTNKRWKQEKLATLISN; encoded by the coding sequence ATGCGAACTTTCCAACTTTTCTCTATCAATCCCAAAAACACATCCATCTCTTTCTCTCAAATATTCTTGAGTGCCAAGATGTTGAATTCTACATTTGAGCTCATCACTCTTGCTACTTCAAATTCTCATCTCATCTTTATTATAAGTAATTTGATCATAATTGTCCTCCTCATCAATGGAAGTATGAAAacaggtgatgatgatgatagtaACAATACAAGTTCATCCAAACGCGAAACTGTGGTTCGCAAGGTCTCAAGCATTAACATTCAAATAAAGGGTGAGGAGAATAAGAAGAAACCCATGAGAGGAGAAAAAGAATCATCATTGTCGTCGGAATTGGATGAActtacagtccataccgaaaaGTCTCTAGGCGAAAATAAGCATGTTTACGATGATCATAGTGATAATGGATACACTGCTACTAAAATCATTGACATTGatcatgaagatgaagatgaacttaGAAGAAGAGCAGAAGAATTTATTGAGAAGACTAATAAACGATGGAAACAGGAGAAATTAGCTACATTAATTTCTAATTGA